One genomic window of Lytechinus variegatus isolate NC3 chromosome 1, Lvar_3.0, whole genome shotgun sequence includes the following:
- the LOC121405599 gene encoding TGF-beta receptor type-1-like, translating to MAVTQIYNALDYSSCILQHECGIFSILLDNGTWTQLILVSDYHENGSLFDYLNAHSIDVPGMLRMALSISTGLAHLHMEIMGMQGKPAIAHRDIKSKNILVKRNGQCAIADLGLAVRHDSVTDTVDIFPNNRIGTKRYMAPEVLDDTINMNHFDSFKRADVYSFGLVLWETGRRCSVFGIHEEFCLPYHPWVPMDPPIEEMRRIVCVEKRRPPIPNRWNSHKIMESYAKVIKECWYQNGAARLTALRIKKTLAGLMGPSEPEVLLPPANMQNTCDPSQSGDDLKGRLPPSAIIPTSHPPVGPNPYPILS from the exons ATGGCTGT TACACAAATTTATAATGCACTTGATTACTCTTCTTGTATTTTACAACATGAATGTGGAATATTCTCTATTTTATTAGACAATGGAACATGGACCCAGCTTATCCTTGTCAGTGACTACCATGAAAATGGATCCCTCTTTGACTACCTGAATGCCCATTCAATTGATGTACCTGGAATGTTGAGAATGGCACTCTCTATTTCTACTGGACTAGCTCATCTGCACATGGAGATTATGGGCATGCAAG GTAAACCAGCCATTGCCCACCGAGACATCAAGTCCAAGAACATCCTGGTTAAACGCAATGGTCAGTGTGCTATTGCTGATTTGGGACTTGCTGTCAGACATGACTCTGTTACAGATACAGTGGATATCTTCCCCAACAATCGCATAG GTACAAAGCGTTACATGGCTCCAGAGGTGTTAGATGATACCATTAACATGAATCACTTTGATTCCTTCAAGCGGGCTGATGTATATTCCTTTGGATTAGTACTATGGGAGACGGGAAGAAGATGCTCAGTATTTG GTATCCATGAAGAGTTTTGTCTACCATACCACCCATGGGTACCAATGGATCCTCCTATTGAAGAAATGAGGAGGATAGTGTGTGTTGAGAAGAGGAGACCACCCATTCCTAACAGATGGAACAGTCATAAG ATCATGGAATCTTATGCTAAGGTGATTAAGGAGTGTTGGTATCAGAACGGAGCTGCCCGTCTCACTGCACTTCGTATCAAGAAGACCTTGGCTGGTTTGATGGGACCCTCAGAACCCGAGGTCTTACTCCCACCGGCAAACATGCAGAATACATGTGACCCCTCGCAGAGCGGGGACGACCTCAAGGGGAGACTGCCCCCCTCTGCCATCATCCCTACCTCGCATCCTCCGGTTGGTCCTAACCCATACCCCATCCTCAGCTAG